From the Pseudoalteromonas tunicata genome, one window contains:
- a CDS encoding TIGR04211 family SH3 domain-containing protein, whose product MFKQLLLTAGLLVATLSAHAETTEQPTPDNDNVQSGYIIDDLYIYMHAGAGKNFRIVGSINAGSPLELIDEQDGYAQVKDDKGRTGWVDQRFVSKKSGLAVENQNLKDKITELENNLLQQSSQLPELQQQNVELNEKNAQLNKKLALAQQQNTQQAALVANNTEKEKKELLMYGAAIAFTGLLFGIIITLVLSRRKRYDGWA is encoded by the coding sequence ATGTTTAAACAACTTTTACTTACCGCAGGACTACTCGTTGCAACTTTGAGTGCTCATGCAGAAACAACTGAACAACCAACACCCGATAACGATAATGTACAATCTGGCTATATTATCGATGACTTATACATCTACATGCACGCAGGTGCGGGCAAGAATTTTAGAATTGTTGGTTCGATTAACGCAGGCAGTCCGCTTGAATTAATTGATGAACAAGACGGTTATGCTCAAGTAAAAGATGATAAAGGTCGCACCGGTTGGGTTGACCAACGTTTTGTCAGTAAAAAAAGTGGTTTAGCGGTCGAAAACCAAAACCTTAAAGATAAAATCACTGAACTTGAAAATAACTTACTACAACAAAGCAGCCAGCTACCTGAACTACAACAGCAAAATGTAGAGTTAAATGAAAAAAATGCTCAATTAAACAAAAAGCTGGCGCTTGCACAGCAACAAAATACCCAGCAAGCAGCCCTTGTTGCGAACAATACAGAAAAAGAGAAAAAAGAATTATTAATGTACGGTGCCGCCATTGCATTTACAGGCTTACTGT